One Gemmatimonadota bacterium DNA window includes the following coding sequences:
- a CDS encoding PAS domain S-box protein: protein MDSAPLAALVRDLDGRITSLSPGASALLGLGAAEALGTPAAALIPAELRAAAATLPCGGPPVLTERLRKDGTRVRVWLTSSPVLDHRGEVIAVTDVLTLADDAEPDTSALRPIVDQLVESTRAESEARLRLALQAAEMGVWEWFPATDAVYWSRECYDIMDAPAFDGTVAGFQRCVHPEDLARVVAATTRSFEDGTELRHEFRVVGRRGTRWVENLARWFPGADGPRTRMIGTVTDITERKLAAAALAAQEERLALALAATHTGVWEWDIRTHDVIWSPECYAIVGLTPDQFDGTVEAWERRIHPDDADAVARESAEAVGRREQFRLEFRIIRPDGQVRWIENVARAQYDAAGVPQRMVGTIRDITTERAWREALLDREATFRQLAEGLPHITWTMQADGTEDFMSQRGWRMPGTAWRRCAPAGSRPFTPTTARAPWPAGWRGWRAALPSRPSSGTAGTTAPGAGTSCAARRCARSPGPSSSGSDRSPTSTRPGLAPGGGPPPRRRFQQVVDSLPQLVWTCGPDGACTFLSRHWAEFTGRAVAEHLGSGWSEQVHPEDRDRVLAEWRQAVATGADHHTELRLRRADGAYRWFDVQGMPLRGADGTITEWFGACTEIEETRRATASLAEEQARLSRIADASPGALHSFRRPPSGPIHFPYASRSLERIYGVPLEQFQRDATVLMGMVHPEDRAGTLAAIDTSARDLTPLHFEARFRRPDGREVWTETHAIPVRDPDGGTTWHGVIKDATERRRTEALLRSSEERVQAVLEHLGEGVVVADLSGRLLSWNRAALQMHGFGDAEAWLLRVPEFAALYELSGLDGRVLPEAEWPVSRILRGERIDNVALRVRRLDTEWRRVFRYGGAIVELPGGGKVAAITITDVTTRHEAERELRQWADAFEHCAHGIAVGIPGRNQLMACNPAYARLLERTAEELRGAAIADLYDAADRPRVQQAMVEADREGQARVEARMLRPEGRAVDVQVDIVSVRGADGAVQYRIATVQDISQRKQAAESLRGMSDWLQAIVRSSPLPIVALDNDGTVLLWNQAAEALFGWSAEEVLGLPFPIVPKDLEAEYDELRQRVAAGRPFRNLQTRRMTRDRRSIDVSISTAPLHDRTGRVMGLVAAYLDLTEQRALRRELSASEERLSLAFKASPSGSVMLRCADRTIVEINQVMCDLSGYPREEVLGKTTQELGGFIPAEFHEALWHRLDTEGRLAQVDYPFRRKDGTARHALVSAERIHLGGEDYILGVFLDVTDRKLAEQALRESEERMRLFVEHAPASLAMFDRDMRYLSVSRRWLTDYALGDRDLRGLCHYDVFPEIGETWRAVHRRALAGEVVREDADRFVRADGSVHWLRWEVRPWLEASGAVGGILVFSEDITASLAAQEALRDTEHRFRQLAESIREVFWLTAVGKHQMLYISPGYEAIWGRSCQRLYDHPGDWLDAIHPEDRERVLEAAMTRQAAGTYDEEYRIVRPDGSIRWIRDQAFPVRDADGRVVRVAGVAEDITERRQLEAQLRQTQKMESIGLLAGGVAHDFNNWLTVIAGNAELLQDVVPEETDGRELIGEILHAGERAAALTRQLLAFSRREVIEPQVLDLNTVVVDTEKMLRRLLGEDILLTTALAPALPRVLVDPGQWSQVLLNLAVNARDAMPTGGQLTLETRALEVDEHFLRGRPGLGPGRYLQLTISDTGCGMTPEVRARIFEPFYTTKSRGKGTGLGLAVVHGIVTQAGGAIEVYTEPGLGTSFKIYLPTVDQAALGSALEQEVQDVRGTETILLVEDEESVRRVAALALRPYGYAVLQAGNGREALEVAARHPGPIHLLLTDVVMPYMDGRELAATLTTRDPDLRVLYTSGYTDDAVMRHGILQAEVTFLSKPYTPMALLRKARQVLDRK from the coding sequence GGTTCCCCGCGACCGACGCGGTGTACTGGTCGCGCGAGTGCTACGACATCATGGACGCGCCGGCGTTCGACGGCACGGTGGCCGGCTTCCAGCGCTGCGTGCATCCCGAGGACCTCGCCCGGGTGGTGGCCGCCACCACGCGCTCCTTCGAGGACGGGACCGAGCTGCGGCACGAGTTCCGGGTAGTGGGGCGCCGGGGCACCCGCTGGGTGGAAAACCTGGCGCGGTGGTTTCCCGGCGCCGACGGCCCCCGCACCCGGATGATCGGCACCGTCACCGACATCACGGAGCGGAAGCTCGCCGCCGCCGCGCTCGCGGCGCAGGAGGAGCGGCTGGCGCTGGCGCTGGCGGCCACGCATACGGGGGTGTGGGAGTGGGACATCCGGACCCACGACGTGATCTGGTCGCCGGAGTGCTACGCGATCGTGGGGCTCACGCCGGACCAGTTCGATGGCACGGTCGAGGCGTGGGAGCGGCGGATCCACCCGGACGACGCCGACGCGGTGGCCCGGGAATCGGCGGAGGCGGTGGGCCGGCGGGAGCAGTTCCGGCTGGAGTTCCGCATCATCCGCCCCGACGGGCAGGTGCGGTGGATCGAGAACGTGGCCCGGGCGCAGTACGACGCCGCGGGGGTGCCGCAACGGATGGTGGGCACCATCCGCGACATCACCACGGAGCGGGCGTGGCGCGAGGCGCTGCTGGACCGCGAGGCCACCTTCCGGCAGCTGGCCGAGGGGCTGCCGCACATCACCTGGACGATGCAGGCGGACGGCACCGAGGACTTCATGAGCCAGCGGGGCTGGCGTATGCCGGGTACAGCCTGGAGGAGATGCGCACCCGCTGGATCGAGACCATTCACCCCGACGACCGCGAGAGCACCGTGGCCTGCCGGGTGGCGGGGCTGGCGAGCGGCGCTCCCTTCCAGACCGAGTTCCGGCACCGCCGGCACGACGGCGCCTGGCGCTGGCACGAGCTGCGCTGCGCGCCGGTGCGCGAGGTCACCGGGGCCCTCGTCAAGTGGGTCGGATCGCTCACCGACATCCACGAGGCCCGGGCTCGCCCCCGGTGGCGGCCCCCCCCCCCGGCGACGCTTCCAGCAGGTGGTGGACTCACTGCCGCAGCTGGTCTGGACCTGCGGGCCCGACGGGGCCTGCACCTTCCTGAGCCGGCACTGGGCCGAGTTCACCGGCCGCGCCGTGGCGGAGCACCTCGGCAGCGGCTGGTCGGAGCAGGTCCACCCGGAGGACCGCGACCGGGTGCTGGCGGAGTGGCGCCAGGCGGTGGCCACCGGCGCCGACCACCACACCGAATTGCGGCTGCGCCGGGCGGACGGCGCCTACCGCTGGTTCGACGTCCAGGGCATGCCACTCCGCGGCGCGGACGGGACGATCACGGAATGGTTCGGGGCCTGCACCGAGATCGAGGAGACGCGGCGGGCGACCGCGTCCCTCGCGGAGGAGCAGGCCCGGCTGTCGCGGATCGCCGACGCCTCCCCGGGCGCGCTGCATTCCTTCCGGCGGCCGCCATCGGGACCGATCCACTTCCCGTACGCCAGCCGCAGCCTCGAGCGCATCTATGGCGTGCCGCTGGAGCAGTTCCAGCGCGACGCCACGGTCCTGATGGGCATGGTCCACCCGGAAGACCGCGCGGGCACCCTGGCGGCGATCGACACGTCCGCCCGGGACCTCACCCCGCTGCACTTCGAGGCCCGCTTCCGGCGGCCCGACGGCCGGGAGGTCTGGACCGAGACCCACGCCATCCCGGTACGCGACCCCGACGGCGGTACCACCTGGCACGGCGTGATCAAGGACGCCACCGAGCGGCGCCGCACCGAGGCGCTGCTGCGCTCGAGCGAGGAGCGGGTGCAGGCGGTGCTGGAGCACCTGGGCGAGGGGGTGGTGGTGGCCGACCTCTCGGGCCGCCTCCTCAGCTGGAACCGCGCCGCGCTCCAGATGCATGGCTTCGGGGATGCGGAGGCCTGGCTGCTCCGGGTCCCCGAGTTCGCCGCCCTCTACGAGCTGAGCGGCCTCGACGGCCGCGTCCTCCCGGAGGCGGAGTGGCCCGTCAGCCGCATCCTGCGGGGAGAGCGGATCGACAACGTGGCGCTGCGGGTGCGCCGGCTCGACACCGAGTGGCGGCGGGTGTTCCGCTACGGCGGCGCCATCGTGGAGCTGCCGGGCGGGGGGAAGGTCGCGGCGATCACGATCACCGACGTGACGACGCGGCACGAGGCCGAGCGGGAGCTGCGGCAGTGGGCCGACGCCTTCGAGCACTGCGCCCACGGCATCGCGGTGGGCATCCCGGGCCGCAACCAGCTCATGGCGTGCAACCCGGCCTACGCCCGCCTGCTGGAACGGACGGCGGAGGAGCTGCGCGGGGCGGCCATCGCCGACCTGTACGACGCCGCGGACCGCCCCCGGGTGCAGCAGGCCATGGTGGAGGCCGATCGCGAGGGGCAGGCCCGGGTCGAGGCCCGCATGCTGCGGCCGGAGGGCCGCGCGGTGGATGTGCAGGTGGACATCGTCAGCGTGCGCGGCGCCGACGGGGCGGTGCAGTACCGGATCGCCACGGTGCAGGACATCTCGCAGCGAAAGCAGGCGGCGGAATCGCTGCGCGGGATGTCAGACTGGCTGCAGGCGATCGTCCGCTCCTCCCCGCTGCCGATCGTGGCGCTCGACAACGACGGCACGGTGCTGCTGTGGAACCAGGCGGCGGAGGCGCTCTTCGGCTGGAGCGCCGAAGAAGTGCTGGGCCTGCCCTTCCCGATCGTGCCCAAGGACCTGGAGGCCGAGTACGACGAGCTGCGCCAGCGCGTCGCCGCCGGGCGGCCCTTCCGCAACCTGCAGACCCGGCGGATGACCCGCGACCGCCGCAGCATCGACGTGAGCATCAGCACCGCCCCGCTGCACGACCGCACCGGCCGCGTGATGGGCCTGGTGGCCGCCTACCTGGACCTCACCGAGCAGCGCGCCCTGCGGCGGGAGCTCTCCGCCTCCGAGGAGCGGCTCAGCCTGGCCTTCAAGGCCAGCCCCTCGGGCAGCGTCATGCTGCGCTGCGCCGACCGGACCATCGTCGAGATCAACCAGGTCATGTGCGACCTGAGCGGCTACCCCCGCGAGGAGGTCCTCGGGAAGACCACCCAGGAGCTCGGCGGCTTCATCCCGGCGGAGTTCCACGAGGCGCTGTGGCACCGGCTGGACACCGAGGGCCGGCTGGCGCAGGTGGACTATCCGTTCCGCCGCAAGGACGGCACCGCCCGCCACGCCCTGGTCTCCGCCGAGCGCATCCACCTGGGCGGCGAGGACTACATCCTCGGCGTCTTCCTGGACGTCACCGACCGGAAGCTGGCCGAGCAGGCGCTGCGGGAGAGCGAGGAGCGGATGCGGCTCTTCGTGGAGCACGCCCCCGCCTCGCTGGCCATGTTCGACCGCGACATGCGCTACCTGAGCGTGAGCCGCCGCTGGCTCACCGACTACGCTCTCGGCGACCGCGACCTGCGCGGGCTCTGTCACTACGACGTCTTCCCCGAGATCGGCGAGACGTGGCGCGCGGTGCACCGCCGCGCCCTGGCCGGCGAGGTGGTCCGGGAGGACGCCGACCGCTTTGTGCGCGCCGACGGTTCGGTACACTGGCTGCGCTGGGAAGTGCGGCCCTGGCTGGAGGCCAGCGGCGCGGTCGGCGGCATCCTCGTCTTCAGCGAGGACATCACCGCCAGCCTGGCGGCGCAGGAGGCCCTCCGCGACACCGAGCACCGCTTCCGCCAGCTGGCGGAGAGCATCCGCGAGGTATTCTGGCTCACCGCGGTGGGGAAGCACCAGATGCTGTACATCAGCCCCGGCTACGAGGCGATCTGGGGCCGGTCCTGCCAGCGGCTGTACGACCACCCGGGCGACTGGCTCGACGCCATCCACCCCGAGGACCGGGAGCGGGTGCTCGAGGCCGCCATGACCCGGCAGGCGGCCGGCACCTACGACGAGGAGTACCGGATCGTCCGACCGGACGGGAGCATCCGCTGGATCCGCGACCAGGCCTTCCCGGTGCGCGACGCGGACGGACGGGTGGTGCGGGTGGCCGGCGTGGCGGAAGACATCACCGAGCGGCGCCAGCTCGAGGCCCAGCTGCGCCAGACCCAGAAGATGGAGTCGATCGGGCTGCTCGCCGGCGGGGTGGCGCACGACTTCAACAACTGGCTCACCGTCATCGCCGGCAATGCCGAGCTGCTGCAGGACGTGGTGCCGGAGGAGACCGACGGGCGGGAGCTGATCGGCGAGATCCTGCACGCCGGCGAGCGGGCCGCCGCGCTCACCCGGCAGCTGCTGGCCTTCAGCCGCCGCGAGGTGATCGAGCCGCAGGTGCTCGACCTCAACACCGTGGTGGTCGACACCGAGAAGATGCTCCGCCGCCTGCTGGGCGAGGACATCCTCCTCACCACCGCGCTCGCCCCCGCCCTGCCCCGGGTGCTGGTGGACCCGGGCCAGTGGTCGCAGGTGCTGCTCAACCTGGCCGTCAACGCCCGCGACGCCATGCCCACCGGGGGGCAGCTCACCCTCGAGACCCGCGCCCTGGAGGTGGACGAGCACTTCCTCCGCGGCCGCCCCGGCCTCGGCCCGGGCCGCTACCTGCAGCTCACCATCAGCGACACCGGCTGCGGCATGACCCCGGAGGTCCGGGCCCGGATCTTCGAGCCGTTCTACACCACCAAGTCCCGCGGCAAGGGCACGGGACTCGGCCTGGCCGTGGTCCACGGCATCGTGACCCAGGCGGGCGGCGCCATCGAGGTGTACACCGAGCCGGGCCTCGGCACCTCCTTCAAGATCTACCTGCCCACCGTGGACCAGGCCGCCCTCGGGTCCGCGCTGGAGCAGGAGGTGCAGGATGTGCGCGGCACCGAGACCATTCTCCTGGTGGAGGATGAGGAGAGCGTGCGCCGGGTGGCGGCCCTCGCGCTCCGGCCCTACGGCTACGCCGTGCTCCAGGCCGGCAACGGGCGCGAGGCGCTGGAGGTGGCGGCGCGGCACCCCGGCCCGATTCACCTGCTGCTCACCGACGTGGTCATGCCCTACATGGATGGCCGCGAGCTGGCCGCCACGCTCACCACGCGCGATCCCGACCTCCGGGTGCTCTACACCAGCGGCTACACCGACGACGCCGTGATGCGGCACGGCATCCTGCAGGCCGAGGTGACCTTCCTCTCCAAGCCGTACACCCCGATGGCCCTGCTGCGGAAGGCGCGCCAGGTGCTCGACCGGAAGTAG